TGGTGCCGACCCTGATTGATGACCAGGGCGATGCCCACGGTCAGTCGCTGGCGATAATCGACTGGCTGGACAGGCAATACCCGGCACAGCCGCTGATCCCGGCGGACGGTGCTGCCCGGGACAAGGTGCTGGAGATTGCCTGCGTGATTGCCTGCGACATTCACCCGATAAACAACATGCGGGTGCTGCGCTACCTGACAGACGAGCTGAAAATCAGCGAAACGCAGAAAAACCAGTGGTACGCCCACTGGATAGCTCAGGGAATGGGTGCGGTAGAGCAGTTACTCAAACGCAGCAGCGGCCGCTTTTGTGTCGGGGATACCCCGACCCTGGCCGACTGCTGCCTGATCCCGCAAATGGCCAATGCCCTGCGAATGAACTGCGACCTGAGCAGCTACCCGCGCTGCCTCGCCGTATGGGAGGCCTGCCAGGGGCTACCGGCGTTTATCGCCGCCGCCCCGGAAAACCAGACAGATAAGATCCCGGCCTGAGGAGGACCCAGACATGGCAAAAGTTAAAAGCGCAATCATTGTTGGTGGCGGTATCGGCGGGGCGGCAACGGCGCTCTCCCTGGCCCGCAAAGGCATTGATGTCATGCTGCTGGAGAAGGCCCACGAAATTGGTGAAATTGGTGCCGGGATCCAGCTGGGGCCTAACGCCTTCTCCGCCCTTGATAGCCTTGGGGTGGGGGAGATAGCCCGCCAGCGTGCCGTATTTACGGACCATATTTCGATGATGGATGCGGTTGACGCTGAGCAGGTGGTGCGCATTGAAACCGGGCAGGCGTTTCGTGACCACTTTGGCGGGCCTTATGCGGTTATCCACCGGGTTGATATTCACGCGACCGTCTGGGAAGCAGCCCTGCGCCACCCGGGCGTGCAGTACCGTACGGCAACCCAGGTGGTGGAGATCCGCCAGACCGGGGACAACGTCACCGTCTGGGACGATAAAGGCAACAGCTGGACGGCGGACATTCTGCTGGGCTGTGACGGGGTTAAATCCGTGGTGCGCCAGTCCCTGCTGGGGGATACCCCCCGGGTAACCGGGCACGTGGTGTACCGGGCCGTGGTGGACGAAGCGGATATGCCAGACG
This Shimwellia blattae DSM 4481 = NBRC 105725 DNA region includes the following protein-coding sequences:
- the maiA gene encoding maleylacetoacetate isomerase — encoded protein: MKLLSFFNSSASYRVRIALGLKGIEYQTEGVNIRIGEQQQLAYRRLNPTGLVPTLIDDQGDAHGQSLAIIDWLDRQYPAQPLIPADGAARDKVLEIACVIACDIHPINNMRVLRYLTDELKISETQKNQWYAHWIAQGMGAVEQLLKRSSGRFCVGDTPTLADCCLIPQMANALRMNCDLSSYPRCLAVWEACQGLPAFIAAAPENQTDKIPA